CTTCAGTCCTTTTGATCATATCGGCCAAATCCAGGTTCATTCAAACTGAGGCGCTTATACACTCATAGGCTCTAAGGGCCCGGTAATACGTCCTGTAAAATTTTACGGACCGGCATTTCTGACAATTGGAAGGCTGAATAGGCAGGACAAAACGTTCTGTAGCCGTCGGGAAATACTTTCCCTAACGGCAGGATTCTGCGGGTTTCAGCCGTTAACCAACTTCCCGAAAACTACGTTTGATTTCCGTCATTCCTGTTGCGGGTGCCGCTCGTGTCCTGTACGACCAAAGATAGGTTAAGTATTTGTTAACCAATGCTTGGGGTTGTAATGCGATTTTTCATTAGAAACTTTCATGTCTATGTTTTTGCGCTGCTTTCCGTTTTCGCGGGCAGCTGGGTCGCCAGCAATCCGGACCGAACGGTGGAGCTGATGCGTCCGTTGGTTGAAGATGCGGTTGAACTGCAGGAACTCGCGGACGGTGCATACCGCGAAGTCAGCCAGCTGAACTGGCAGGAGGCGTCCGACGAAGCCGTCTCGCTGTTTGTGGCGACCATGCGCATGCCGACCATGCTGTTTGAGCGGCTGGCGGACAAACTGGACGAAGTGAACAGGGACCTCGATCGTCGCCGGCACGCCGATGCGGCTGGCGGCGGATCGCTTGGAGTGGCCAGGAAGGCCACCCTGACATCTGGACATTATGAGGCCCTCCGGGAAAACCGTCCGCTGAATGAACGGCCGGAGATCTGAGGTCCCGCAAACCTGACGTCACAGGGGCAGCCAGACCGGCGTTCGGCGAAGACGCGCCGGCCAATTTTGCCGGATAATGCTCTAGACGGACGCCAGCGCGATTGCGATGCCCTGGCCGACACCAATGCACATGGACGCGAGCGCCAGTTTGCCGCCGCGTTTTTTCAGCTCCAGCGCAGCCGATCCCGTAATCCTTGCACCCGACATGCCAAGCGGGTGGCCGAGCGCAATGGCTCCGCCATTGGGATTGACGAAATCTGCGTCTTCGGGAAGGCCGAGATCGCGCATGACGGCGACGGCCTGGGCCGCGAATGCCTCGTTGAGCTCGATGACGTCGAATTCCGACGGTGACAGGCCATACTGCGCGCAGAGCTTCCGGGTGGCCGGGGCAGGGCCGATGCCCATGATCCGCGGCGGGACGCCGGCCGTTGCGCCGCCGACAATGCGGGCGACCGGTGTCAGATTGTGTTTTTGAACGGCGGCTTCGGAGGCGATCAGCAAGGCGGCGGCGCCATCATTGACGCCAGATGCGTTGCCTGCCGTGACGGAGCCGTTCTCCCTGAATGGCGTTTTCAGACCGGCAAGCTGTTCCAGCGTGGTGCCGGCCCGCGGGTGCTCGTCCTTGTCGACCAGGATCGGGTCGCCCTTGCGCTGCGGGATCATCACCGGCACGATTTCTTCGGCCAACCGGCCGTTTTCCTGGGCCCTGACCGCACGTTGCTGGCTGCGCAGAGCAAAGGCGTCCTGGTCGGCGCGCGAAATGGAGAAGTCTTCCGCGACGTTTTCCGCCGTTTCCGGCATGGAATCGATGCCGTATTGATTTTTCAGGAGCGGGTTTACAAAGCGCCAGCCAATGGTCGTGTCGTAAATCTCCGCGTTGCGGGAGAAGCCGGTCTCCGCCTTCGGCATGACAAACGGCGCGCGGGACATGCTCTCCACACCGCCTGCGATCGCCAGGTCGATCTCGCCGCTCTTGATGGCCCGGGCCGCGGTCATGACGGCATCCATGCCCGATCCGCACAACCGGTTCAGGGTCAGCCCCGGCACCGTTTCAGGCAGCCCGGCGAGCAGCGAGGACATGCGGGCCACGTTTCGATTGTCTTCACCCGCCTGGTTCGCGCAGCCGAAAAAGACGTCGTCGACCAGCGCCCAGTCGGTGTCCGGGTTGCGTTCCATCAGTGCGGCCACGGGAATGGCGCCAAGATCGTCTGTCCGGACGGAGGAGAGTTTGCCGCCATAGCGTCCGATCGGGGTGCGGACAAAATCGCAGATGTAGACGTGATGCATGGCTTTTTCCTCACCCCTGGGTTCGACCGGTCCTTGAGCACGTGCCGGTTCGCCGGCAAGTCTTGCCGGATTTCACGAGGCAAGGCAAGGATGCGTCACAGAAAGATGCGTTTTTCTATGTTTTTTGTGATGAGTCCGTGTGACGGAGAATGTCGTCCTCGGCAAGATACGTGCCTGACTGGATCTCGATCATGCGCACCGGGATCTTGCCCGGATTGTGCAATGTGTGTTGGGCGCCAAGCGGCACGTAGGCCGACTGGTTTTCCGTCAGGAGCGACGTCTTGCCATTGATCGTGATCTCGACCGTGCCGGACACAACGACCCAGTGTTCCGCGCGATGCAGATGGCTTTGCAGGCTGAGTCGCTTGCCGGGCTTGATCATCATGGATTGCACGGCGAACCGGTCGCCGGAGTTGATCCGTTCGGTGTACCCCCAGGGCTTGTAGACACGCGGATGGTGGTCAACCTCGTCACGGCCTTCTGCCTTCAGTTGCTCGACCACCGTCTTGACGTCCTGGGCACTGTCCTTGTGGGCAACCAGAACGCTGTCCGTGGTTGCGATCACCATGACATCCTTCAGGCCGATCACCGACACCAGACCCCGGTCCACATAGGCAAGGCAATCGGAGCTGTTCAGAAACCGGGCGTCGCCCAGGGCGCTGTTGCCTTCCGGGTCCTTGTCGAGAACGGTCCAGATGGCTGACCAGGAGCCGAGATCGTCCCAGTCCGGCGACACGGGAGCACAGGAAACGTTGTCCGCCTTTTCCATGATCGCATAGTCGATGGAAATGTTGTCGAGGCCTGCAAAAGCTTCTTCATTGAGCCTTGTAAAATCCAGATCGCCGTGACGCGTCGCCATCACGTCAACAATATCGCTGTAGAGCGCCGGCTGGAGTTCCTTGAACGCCTCGATCATGGTCTTTGCCGAGAATAGAAAGATACCGGCGTTCCAGACATAGCTGCCGTCTTTCAGAAACGCTTCGGCCCGTTCCGCATCCGGTTTCTCGACGAAGGCCTCGACCGGGCGCACCGGATCGCTGCCGGGGGCGACCCGGATATAGCCGTAGCCGGTGTTGGGTTCGGTTGGTTGAATGCCAAAGGTCACGATCTGGCCGCGCTGCGCCGACGGCACCGCCTCGTTGACCGCCGCCAGGAACACGTCTTCCTTTCCGACCAGATGATCCGAAGGCAGCAGAAGGACAAGCGCCTCCGGGTCCTCTTCCGCCGCAATCATCGCGGCCATGAGGGCCGGCGGGGCGGTGTTGCGGCCGACCGGTTCGAGCAGAATCAGCTGCGCCTCTTTGCCGAGCTCGGCAAGCTGCTCGCCGATCAGGAACCTGTGGCCGTTGCTGCCGATCACGATCGGAGCGGCAAATTCCGGCCGGTCGATCCGGCGGCAGGTCTTTTGAAACAGGCTTTCCCCGCCGAAGAGAGGAAGAAACTGCTTGGGTCGATCAGTGCGAGACAGTGGCCACAGACGCGAGCCGACACCACCGGACAGAATACATGGAAAAATCATCTTCGGTAAAAGCTCCGCCGAATCCGCCTTGTTGCAGCCTGGTCAGTGTGAATCACCGAGACGACAGTTGCAAGCTGGGTGCGTGAGGGATAAATGTGTAATAATGTAACGCACTTGTTCAAAGTGCACACTTTCAGAACTGGCATCAACGGGAATGACCAAAAAGCATTCTGGACTGGTTCGGCTTGACCGCGCCGGTATTCGGAAAAACGGAAAATGGCTGGTGCGGGGCGTCGACCTGACTGTTTCAGCCGGTGAGATTGTCACGCTCATCGGACCGAACGGGTCGGGCAAGTCGACGACGGCGAAAATGGCCCTGGGGATACTCAAGCCCAGCGAGGGACGGGCTGAAAGGCGACCGGGTCTCAAGATCGGCTATGTGCCGCAGAAACTTGCCATCGACTGGACCTTGCCCTTGACGGTCGCCAGGTTCATGCGCCTTACAAATCCGCTGAGCGATGCCGCCTGCCGGGCTGCGCTGGCCCAGACCGGTGCGGTGCATCATCTGGGGTCGGAAATGCGCACCTTGTCCGGCGGAGAAATGCAACGGGTGATGCTCGCGCGGGCGATTGCCCGCCATCCGGACCTGCTGGTCCTGGATGAGCCGGTGCAGGGGGTCGACTATTCCGGCGAGATCGCGATCTATGACCTGATCAGCGAGATCCGCACAACGCTCGGCTGCGGCATCCTGATGATTTCCCACGATCTCCACGTGGTGATGGCAGCCGCCGATCAGGTGATCTGCCTGAACGGGCATGTCTGCTGCCGCGGAACGCCGTCCGATGTGAGCCAGGATGACAGCTACCATGCCTTGTTCGGTGCTCGCGGCAATGCGGCGCTCGCGGTTTACGAACACCATCACGACCACGTCCACCTACCGGATGGAAATGTCCGTCACGCGGACGGATCCATCTGCGGGTCCTGTTCAGGTGAGCATCATGACCATCACTCTGCTGCGGAACCAGAAGCACAGACCGTGAAAGGCGGGTTGCGCGATGCTGGATGACTTTTTCACCAGGGCGCTGCTTGCCGGGATCGGCGTGGCGCTGGTGGCCGGACCCCTCGGTTGCTTCATCGTCTGGCGGCGTATGGCCTATTTCGGCGATACCCTGTCTCACGCCGCCTTGCTAGGTGTTGCCCTGGCACTGTTGCTGAACATCAACACCATGGTTGCGGTCGGCGGGGTTTCGGTCATTCTGGCGGCCTTGTTGATCCTGCTCAGGCGAAGGGACACGCTGTCCTCCGACGCAATTCTGGGCCTGCTCTCCCATTCGGCTCTCGCGCTTGGCCTTGTCAGCCTCGCCTTCATGACCTGGGTTCGCATCGATCTTCTGGGGTTGCTCTTCGGAGATATCCTGGCTGTGACGCGGCTTGATATCGCGGTCAT
This genomic interval from Labrenzia sp. VG12 contains the following:
- a CDS encoding metal ABC transporter ATP-binding protein → MTKKHSGLVRLDRAGIRKNGKWLVRGVDLTVSAGEIVTLIGPNGSGKSTTAKMALGILKPSEGRAERRPGLKIGYVPQKLAIDWTLPLTVARFMRLTNPLSDAACRAALAQTGAVHHLGSEMRTLSGGEMQRVMLARAIARHPDLLVLDEPVQGVDYSGEIAIYDLISEIRTTLGCGILMISHDLHVVMAAADQVICLNGHVCCRGTPSDVSQDDSYHALFGARGNAALAVYEHHHDHVHLPDGNVRHADGSICGSCSGEHHDHHSAAEPEAQTVKGGLRDAG
- a CDS encoding mannose-1-phosphate guanylyltransferase/mannose-6-phosphate isomerase — its product is MIFPCILSGGVGSRLWPLSRTDRPKQFLPLFGGESLFQKTCRRIDRPEFAAPIVIGSNGHRFLIGEQLAELGKEAQLILLEPVGRNTAPPALMAAMIAAEEDPEALVLLLPSDHLVGKEDVFLAAVNEAVPSAQRGQIVTFGIQPTEPNTGYGYIRVAPGSDPVRPVEAFVEKPDAERAEAFLKDGSYVWNAGIFLFSAKTMIEAFKELQPALYSDIVDVMATRHGDLDFTRLNEEAFAGLDNISIDYAIMEKADNVSCAPVSPDWDDLGSWSAIWTVLDKDPEGNSALGDARFLNSSDCLAYVDRGLVSVIGLKDVMVIATTDSVLVAHKDSAQDVKTVVEQLKAEGRDEVDHHPRVYKPWGYTERINSGDRFAVQSMMIKPGKRLSLQSHLHRAEHWVVVSGTVEITINGKTSLLTENQSAYVPLGAQHTLHNPGKIPVRMIEIQSGTYLAEDDILRHTDSSQKT
- the pcaF gene encoding 3-oxoadipyl-CoA thiolase → MHHVYICDFVRTPIGRYGGKLSSVRTDDLGAIPVAALMERNPDTDWALVDDVFFGCANQAGEDNRNVARMSSLLAGLPETVPGLTLNRLCGSGMDAVMTAARAIKSGEIDLAIAGGVESMSRAPFVMPKAETGFSRNAEIYDTTIGWRFVNPLLKNQYGIDSMPETAENVAEDFSISRADQDAFALRSQQRAVRAQENGRLAEEIVPVMIPQRKGDPILVDKDEHPRAGTTLEQLAGLKTPFRENGSVTAGNASGVNDGAAALLIASEAAVQKHNLTPVARIVGGATAGVPPRIMGIGPAPATRKLCAQYGLSPSEFDVIELNEAFAAQAVAVMRDLGLPEDADFVNPNGGAIALGHPLGMSGARITGSAALELKKRGGKLALASMCIGVGQGIAIALASV